A DNA window from Oncorhynchus tshawytscha isolate Ot180627B linkage group LG13, Otsh_v2.0, whole genome shotgun sequence contains the following coding sequences:
- the mrps18b gene encoding 28S ribosomal protein S18b, mitochondrial produces MSFFGHAQINNVLLHISPVNFQPSAVNVKMAASIRGIGRILCRVTPLLLQNIRQNKSLPVRLWTRAVFPGVQSSLALCTAASPEIPSDAGEALARYKDRPWDYLESEEYIALYGTSPVWSDYRRNHKGGIPPQKTRKTCIRGDKICGNPCPICRDSNVIINYQNVKLLQQFISPNTGIVYDSTRTGVCQKQQKQLNQAIGTARDHGLLPFQVPHVDFSGEDYSNCHDAVGSTPPPPTITSGDPWYRWYHTIQPDETEVAKVKKTYKAYLK; encoded by the exons ATGAGTTTTTTTGGTCATGCACAAATAAATAATGTGCTACTTCACATTTCACCTGTAAACTTTCAACCCTCAGCTGTGAACGTCAAAATGGCAGCATCCATACGAGGCATTGGAAGAATTTTATGCCGTGTGACCCCTTTGCTTTTACAGAATATTCGGCAGAATAAG AGTTTACCTGTCAGGCTTTGGACCCGGGCTGTGTTTCCAGGTGTGCAGTCCAGCCTCGCTCTCTGCACTGCAGCCTCACCTGAGATCCCCAGTGATGCCGGGGAGGCGCTTGCCCGCTACAAGGACAGACCATGGGACTACCTGGAGAGCGAAG AGTACATAGCGCTCTATGGAACCAGTCCAGTGTGGTCTGACTACAGGAGGAACCACAAAGGAGGTATTCCTCCTCAGAAGACACGCAAGACTTGCATT AGAGGAGACAAGATATGTGGGAACCCCTGTCCAATCTGTCGAGACTCCAATGTCATCATTAACTATCAG AACGTGAAGCTACTTCAACAGTTCATCAGTCCAAATACAGGCATCGTCTATGACTCCACACGGACAG GAGTGTGTCAGAAACAGCAAAAGCAGCTCAATCAGGCAATTGGCACTGCAAGAGACCATG GGCTTCTACCCTTCCAGGTTCCTCATGTGGACTTCTCAGGAGAGGACTACTCCAACTGCCATGACGCAGTGGGCTcaacccctcctccccccactaTTACCTCTGGTGATCCTTGGTACCGGTGGTACCACACCATACAGCCAGACGAGACTGAAGTGGCTAAAGTCAAGAAGACCTATAAGGCATATTTGAAATAG
- the ppp1r10 gene encoding serine/threonine-protein phosphatase 1 regulatory subunit 10 isoform X1: MAVGPVDPREVLKGVENLLGKDGELRSLEGVTKVFSLMKASHKMVSRCMYLNILLQTKSHDILNRFIRVGGYKLLNTWLTYSKTSTNTPLLQLILLTLQKLPLTVDHLKQNNTAKLVKQLSKTGETEELRKLSAGLVDGWMATIRSQSVSTTSPADKKRKKEEGKVPVREVKAAEEERKREKPKAHAPSHAKIRSIGLEMDAPTPILVKKPPVALQLGDKYNIKPAQVLKRPSFGPLDAPPVEKKYKPLNTTPNQTKEIKVKIIPAQRKSSTETTLEGTGFLDALNSAPVPGIKIKKKKGKEGRDPKAVSPTSNKPCQFEGKLPYLSPQGGAKPLSPETQTASTTPPHEVPVDLEQPGTPVPADDPEAMDTGSEKPNALAEPRGEEDSQLTKKGKKKKSVRWAEEEQLKEYFYFDLDETERGERTKTNVNVNKIKDFGEAAKREMMMDRHTFEMARRLSHDSMEERVPWSLPRPLALTGPLVNAGANSTERLTQRDRETGILQEIFLTKESVPDSPHEPEPEAYEPMPPRLIPLDEDSTMMEPMDTSSQAGSGVGPGGVEASKLPPVLANLMGNLGANNLLGNLGNLGNLAQGTPGAPAAPSVNVQELLTSIMGASGGQSTEDLIKQPDFSEKIKQLLGSLQQNQGPPTAPPPGVSHGLLGHGPGMNNLPNMNNLNMGMPMNGVGFPPAGKPPGPGGPHYNHPPPPHNHGPPGFNANPRMMGPPPPQGHGGDNGNYWGDDSMRGGPHRGGHFHRGGRGRGGEQVGFRGRGRGGPRGGHNNMGDMSKRPVCRHFMMKGNCRYESNCAFYHPGVNGPPLPPNHPAHNQYNDHGPQHGH; encoded by the exons ATGGCGGTGGGCCCAGTGGACCCCAGAGAGGTCCTGAAGGGAGTAGAGAACCttctggggaaagatggagagctCCGCAGCCTGGAGGGAGTCACCAAAGTCTTCAG TCTCATGAAGGCCTCTCACAAGATGGTGAGCAGGTGTATGTACCTGAATATCCTACTACAAACCAAGTCCCACGACATTCTCAACCG GTTTATCCGAGTGGGAGGCTACAAGCTGCTGAACACGTGGCTGACCTACTCCAAGACTAGCACAAACACCCCCCTGTTACAGCTCATCCTGCTAACGCTGCAGAAACTGCCCCTCACAGTAGACCACCTGAAACAGAACAACACTGCCAAACTGGTCAAGCAGCTCAGCAAGACTGGAGAGACTGAGG AGCTGAGGAAGCTGTCCGCTGGGCTGGTGGATGGCTGGATGGCTACCATCCGCTCCCAGAGTGTCTCCACCACCTCTCCTGCAG ataAGAAGCGtaagaaggaggaggggaaagtgCCAGTCCGAGAGGTGAAGGCagcggaggaggagaggaagagggagaagccCAAAGCTCACGCTCCCAGCCATGCTAAGATCCGCTCCATAG GCctggagatggatgctcccaccCCTATCCTGGTCAAGAAGCCCCCTGTGGCCCTCCAGCTGGGGGACAAGTACAATATCAAACCTGCCCAAGTCCTCAAGAGACCCAG TTTTGGTCCTCTGGACGCTCCTCCTGTGGAGAAGAAGTACAAACCACTCAACACCACTCCTAACCAGACCAAGGAGATCAAAGTGAAGATCATCCCAGCACAACGTAAGTCCTCAACAGAAACAA cccttGAGGGTACAGGCTTCCTGGATGCCCtaaactccgcccctgtgcctggCATCAAGATTAAGAAGAAGAAAGGGAAGGAAGGTAGAGACCCCAAAGCTGTCTCTCCAACATCAAACAAG ccgtGTCAATTCGAGGGTAAACTCCCCTACCTGTCGCCTCAGGGCGGTGCCAAACCATTGTccccagagacccagacggcctccaccacccctccccacgAGGTCCCTGTAGACCTGGAGCAGCCTGGGACGCCGGTCCCTGCTGACGACCCCGAGGCCATGGACACAGGCAGCGAGAAGCCCAACGCCCTGGCGGAGCCCCGCGGTGAAGAGGACAGTCAGCTGACCAAGAAgggcaagaagaagaagagcgTGCGCTGGGCCGAGGAGGAGCAGCTCAAAGAGTACTTCTACTTCGACCTGGACGAGACcgagagaggtgagagaacaaAAACTAACG TCAACGTCAACAAGATCAAGGACTTTGGCGAGGCGGCGAAGCGCGAGATGATGATGGACCGCCACACGTTTGAGATGGCGAGACGCCTGTCCCACGACTCCATGGAGGAGCGGGTACCTTGGAGCCTCCCGAGGCCCCTGGCCCTCACCGGCCCCCTGGTCAACGCCGGGGCCAACAGCACAGAGAGACTCACACAGAGGGACCGTGAGACTGGCATCCTGCAGGAGATTTTCCTCACCAAGGAGAG tgttCCTGACAGCCCCCATGAACCAGAGCCTGAGGCCTACGAACCCATGCCTCCACGCCTCATACCTTTGGACGAG GACTCCACCATGATGGAGCCCATGGACACGTCGTCCCAGGCTGGCTCTGGCGTGGGCCCCGGGGGGGTGGAGGCCTCCAAGCTGCCACCCGTCCTCGCCAACCTCATGGGGAACCTGGGGGCCAACAACCTGTTGGGCAACCTGGGTAACCTAGGCAACCTCGCCCAGGGCACGCCTGGTGCCCCCGCTGCACCCTCCGTAAACGTACAGGAGCTACTCACCTCCATCATG ggAGCTAGCGGTGGCCAGTCTACTGAGGACCTGATCAAGCAGCCAGACTTCTCTGAGAAGATCAAACAGCTGCTGGGCTCTCTACAGCAGAACCAGGGCCCCCCCACTGCCCCCCCGcctggag TGAGCCATGGCCTGTTGGGCCACGGTCCAGGCATGAACAACCTGCCCAACATGAACAACCTCAACATGGGCATGCCCATGAACGGAGTGGGTTTCCCTCCTGCAGGCAAGCCCCCGGGCCCCGGAGGACCCCACTACAACCACCCCCCGCCCCCACACAACCACGGACCCCCTGGCTTCAACGCTAACCCCCGCATGATGGGGCCCCCGCCGCCCCAGGGCCACGGAGGAGACAACGGCAACTACTGGGGGGACGACTCGATGAGGGGGGGGCCACACCGGGGGGGACACTTCCACCGCGGGGGCCGAGGTAGAGGAGGGGAACAGGTGGGCTTCAGAGGGAGAGGACGTGGAGGACCTAGAGGAGGACACAACAACATGGGAG ACATGTCCAAAAGGCCAGTGTGTCGCCATTTCATGATGAAAGGAAACTGCCGTTACGAGAGCAACTGCGCTTTCTACCACCCTGGCGTCAACGGTCCTCCCCTGCCCCCCAACCACCCCGCCCACAACCAGTACAACGACCACGGGCCACAGCACGGGCACTAG
- the ppp1r10 gene encoding serine/threonine-protein phosphatase 1 regulatory subunit 10 isoform X2: MAVGPVDPREVLKGVENLLGKDGELRSLEGVTKVFSLMKASHKMVSRCMYLNILLQTKSHDILNRFIRVGGYKLLNTWLTYSKTSTNTPLLQLILLTLQKLPLTVDHLKQNNTAKLVKQLSKTGETEELRKLSAGLVDGWMATIRSQSVSTTSPADKKRKKEEGKVPVREVKAAEEERKREKPKAHAPSHAKIRSIGLEMDAPTPILVKKPPVALQLGDKYNIKPAQVLKRPSFGPLDAPPVEKKYKPLNTTPNQTKEIKVKIIPAQRKSSTETTLEGTGFLDALNSAPVPGIKIKKKKGKEGRDPKAVSPTSNKPCQFEGKLPYLSPQGGAKPLSPETQTASTTPPHEVPVDLEQPGTPVPADDPEAMDTGSEKPNALAEPRGEEDSQLTKKGKKKKSVRWAEEEQLKEYFYFDLDETERVNVNKIKDFGEAAKREMMMDRHTFEMARRLSHDSMEERVPWSLPRPLALTGPLVNAGANSTERLTQRDRETGILQEIFLTKESVPDSPHEPEPEAYEPMPPRLIPLDEDSTMMEPMDTSSQAGSGVGPGGVEASKLPPVLANLMGNLGANNLLGNLGNLGNLAQGTPGAPAAPSVNVQELLTSIMGASGGQSTEDLIKQPDFSEKIKQLLGSLQQNQGPPTAPPPGVSHGLLGHGPGMNNLPNMNNLNMGMPMNGVGFPPAGKPPGPGGPHYNHPPPPHNHGPPGFNANPRMMGPPPPQGHGGDNGNYWGDDSMRGGPHRGGHFHRGGRGRGGEQVGFRGRGRGGPRGGHNNMGDMSKRPVCRHFMMKGNCRYESNCAFYHPGVNGPPLPPNHPAHNQYNDHGPQHGH, from the exons ATGGCGGTGGGCCCAGTGGACCCCAGAGAGGTCCTGAAGGGAGTAGAGAACCttctggggaaagatggagagctCCGCAGCCTGGAGGGAGTCACCAAAGTCTTCAG TCTCATGAAGGCCTCTCACAAGATGGTGAGCAGGTGTATGTACCTGAATATCCTACTACAAACCAAGTCCCACGACATTCTCAACCG GTTTATCCGAGTGGGAGGCTACAAGCTGCTGAACACGTGGCTGACCTACTCCAAGACTAGCACAAACACCCCCCTGTTACAGCTCATCCTGCTAACGCTGCAGAAACTGCCCCTCACAGTAGACCACCTGAAACAGAACAACACTGCCAAACTGGTCAAGCAGCTCAGCAAGACTGGAGAGACTGAGG AGCTGAGGAAGCTGTCCGCTGGGCTGGTGGATGGCTGGATGGCTACCATCCGCTCCCAGAGTGTCTCCACCACCTCTCCTGCAG ataAGAAGCGtaagaaggaggaggggaaagtgCCAGTCCGAGAGGTGAAGGCagcggaggaggagaggaagagggagaagccCAAAGCTCACGCTCCCAGCCATGCTAAGATCCGCTCCATAG GCctggagatggatgctcccaccCCTATCCTGGTCAAGAAGCCCCCTGTGGCCCTCCAGCTGGGGGACAAGTACAATATCAAACCTGCCCAAGTCCTCAAGAGACCCAG TTTTGGTCCTCTGGACGCTCCTCCTGTGGAGAAGAAGTACAAACCACTCAACACCACTCCTAACCAGACCAAGGAGATCAAAGTGAAGATCATCCCAGCACAACGTAAGTCCTCAACAGAAACAA cccttGAGGGTACAGGCTTCCTGGATGCCCtaaactccgcccctgtgcctggCATCAAGATTAAGAAGAAGAAAGGGAAGGAAGGTAGAGACCCCAAAGCTGTCTCTCCAACATCAAACAAG ccgtGTCAATTCGAGGGTAAACTCCCCTACCTGTCGCCTCAGGGCGGTGCCAAACCATTGTccccagagacccagacggcctccaccacccctccccacgAGGTCCCTGTAGACCTGGAGCAGCCTGGGACGCCGGTCCCTGCTGACGACCCCGAGGCCATGGACACAGGCAGCGAGAAGCCCAACGCCCTGGCGGAGCCCCGCGGTGAAGAGGACAGTCAGCTGACCAAGAAgggcaagaagaagaagagcgTGCGCTGGGCCGAGGAGGAGCAGCTCAAAGAGTACTTCTACTTCGACCTGGACGAGACcgagagag TCAACGTCAACAAGATCAAGGACTTTGGCGAGGCGGCGAAGCGCGAGATGATGATGGACCGCCACACGTTTGAGATGGCGAGACGCCTGTCCCACGACTCCATGGAGGAGCGGGTACCTTGGAGCCTCCCGAGGCCCCTGGCCCTCACCGGCCCCCTGGTCAACGCCGGGGCCAACAGCACAGAGAGACTCACACAGAGGGACCGTGAGACTGGCATCCTGCAGGAGATTTTCCTCACCAAGGAGAG tgttCCTGACAGCCCCCATGAACCAGAGCCTGAGGCCTACGAACCCATGCCTCCACGCCTCATACCTTTGGACGAG GACTCCACCATGATGGAGCCCATGGACACGTCGTCCCAGGCTGGCTCTGGCGTGGGCCCCGGGGGGGTGGAGGCCTCCAAGCTGCCACCCGTCCTCGCCAACCTCATGGGGAACCTGGGGGCCAACAACCTGTTGGGCAACCTGGGTAACCTAGGCAACCTCGCCCAGGGCACGCCTGGTGCCCCCGCTGCACCCTCCGTAAACGTACAGGAGCTACTCACCTCCATCATG ggAGCTAGCGGTGGCCAGTCTACTGAGGACCTGATCAAGCAGCCAGACTTCTCTGAGAAGATCAAACAGCTGCTGGGCTCTCTACAGCAGAACCAGGGCCCCCCCACTGCCCCCCCGcctggag TGAGCCATGGCCTGTTGGGCCACGGTCCAGGCATGAACAACCTGCCCAACATGAACAACCTCAACATGGGCATGCCCATGAACGGAGTGGGTTTCCCTCCTGCAGGCAAGCCCCCGGGCCCCGGAGGACCCCACTACAACCACCCCCCGCCCCCACACAACCACGGACCCCCTGGCTTCAACGCTAACCCCCGCATGATGGGGCCCCCGCCGCCCCAGGGCCACGGAGGAGACAACGGCAACTACTGGGGGGACGACTCGATGAGGGGGGGGCCACACCGGGGGGGACACTTCCACCGCGGGGGCCGAGGTAGAGGAGGGGAACAGGTGGGCTTCAGAGGGAGAGGACGTGGAGGACCTAGAGGAGGACACAACAACATGGGAG ACATGTCCAAAAGGCCAGTGTGTCGCCATTTCATGATGAAAGGAAACTGCCGTTACGAGAGCAACTGCGCTTTCTACCACCCTGGCGTCAACGGTCCTCCCCTGCCCCCCAACCACCCCGCCCACAACCAGTACAACGACCACGGGCCACAGCACGGGCACTAG
- the ppp1r10 gene encoding serine/threonine-protein phosphatase 1 regulatory subunit 10 isoform X3, which translates to MAVGPVDPREVLKGVENLLGKDGELRSLEGVTKVFSLMKASHKMVSRCMYLNILLQTKSHDILNRFIRVGGYKLLNTWLTYSKTSTNTPLLQLILLTLQKLPLTVDHLKQNNTAKLVKQLSKTGETEELRKLSAGLVDGWMATIRSQSVSTTSPADKKRKKEEGKVPVREVKAAEEERKREKPKAHAPSHAKIRSIGLEMDAPTPILVKKPPVALQLGDKYNIKPAQVLKRPSFGPLDAPPVEKKYKPLNTTPNQTKEIKVKIIPAQPLEGTGFLDALNSAPVPGIKIKKKKGKEGRDPKAVSPTSNKPCQFEGKLPYLSPQGGAKPLSPETQTASTTPPHEVPVDLEQPGTPVPADDPEAMDTGSEKPNALAEPRGEEDSQLTKKGKKKKSVRWAEEEQLKEYFYFDLDETERGERTKTNVNVNKIKDFGEAAKREMMMDRHTFEMARRLSHDSMEERVPWSLPRPLALTGPLVNAGANSTERLTQRDRETGILQEIFLTKESVPDSPHEPEPEAYEPMPPRLIPLDEDSTMMEPMDTSSQAGSGVGPGGVEASKLPPVLANLMGNLGANNLLGNLGNLGNLAQGTPGAPAAPSVNVQELLTSIMGASGGQSTEDLIKQPDFSEKIKQLLGSLQQNQGPPTAPPPGVSHGLLGHGPGMNNLPNMNNLNMGMPMNGVGFPPAGKPPGPGGPHYNHPPPPHNHGPPGFNANPRMMGPPPPQGHGGDNGNYWGDDSMRGGPHRGGHFHRGGRGRGGEQVGFRGRGRGGPRGGHNNMGDMSKRPVCRHFMMKGNCRYESNCAFYHPGVNGPPLPPNHPAHNQYNDHGPQHGH; encoded by the exons ATGGCGGTGGGCCCAGTGGACCCCAGAGAGGTCCTGAAGGGAGTAGAGAACCttctggggaaagatggagagctCCGCAGCCTGGAGGGAGTCACCAAAGTCTTCAG TCTCATGAAGGCCTCTCACAAGATGGTGAGCAGGTGTATGTACCTGAATATCCTACTACAAACCAAGTCCCACGACATTCTCAACCG GTTTATCCGAGTGGGAGGCTACAAGCTGCTGAACACGTGGCTGACCTACTCCAAGACTAGCACAAACACCCCCCTGTTACAGCTCATCCTGCTAACGCTGCAGAAACTGCCCCTCACAGTAGACCACCTGAAACAGAACAACACTGCCAAACTGGTCAAGCAGCTCAGCAAGACTGGAGAGACTGAGG AGCTGAGGAAGCTGTCCGCTGGGCTGGTGGATGGCTGGATGGCTACCATCCGCTCCCAGAGTGTCTCCACCACCTCTCCTGCAG ataAGAAGCGtaagaaggaggaggggaaagtgCCAGTCCGAGAGGTGAAGGCagcggaggaggagaggaagagggagaagccCAAAGCTCACGCTCCCAGCCATGCTAAGATCCGCTCCATAG GCctggagatggatgctcccaccCCTATCCTGGTCAAGAAGCCCCCTGTGGCCCTCCAGCTGGGGGACAAGTACAATATCAAACCTGCCCAAGTCCTCAAGAGACCCAG TTTTGGTCCTCTGGACGCTCCTCCTGTGGAGAAGAAGTACAAACCACTCAACACCACTCCTAACCAGACCAAGGAGATCAAAGTGAAGATCATCCCAGCACAAC cccttGAGGGTACAGGCTTCCTGGATGCCCtaaactccgcccctgtgcctggCATCAAGATTAAGAAGAAGAAAGGGAAGGAAGGTAGAGACCCCAAAGCTGTCTCTCCAACATCAAACAAG ccgtGTCAATTCGAGGGTAAACTCCCCTACCTGTCGCCTCAGGGCGGTGCCAAACCATTGTccccagagacccagacggcctccaccacccctccccacgAGGTCCCTGTAGACCTGGAGCAGCCTGGGACGCCGGTCCCTGCTGACGACCCCGAGGCCATGGACACAGGCAGCGAGAAGCCCAACGCCCTGGCGGAGCCCCGCGGTGAAGAGGACAGTCAGCTGACCAAGAAgggcaagaagaagaagagcgTGCGCTGGGCCGAGGAGGAGCAGCTCAAAGAGTACTTCTACTTCGACCTGGACGAGACcgagagaggtgagagaacaaAAACTAACG TCAACGTCAACAAGATCAAGGACTTTGGCGAGGCGGCGAAGCGCGAGATGATGATGGACCGCCACACGTTTGAGATGGCGAGACGCCTGTCCCACGACTCCATGGAGGAGCGGGTACCTTGGAGCCTCCCGAGGCCCCTGGCCCTCACCGGCCCCCTGGTCAACGCCGGGGCCAACAGCACAGAGAGACTCACACAGAGGGACCGTGAGACTGGCATCCTGCAGGAGATTTTCCTCACCAAGGAGAG tgttCCTGACAGCCCCCATGAACCAGAGCCTGAGGCCTACGAACCCATGCCTCCACGCCTCATACCTTTGGACGAG GACTCCACCATGATGGAGCCCATGGACACGTCGTCCCAGGCTGGCTCTGGCGTGGGCCCCGGGGGGGTGGAGGCCTCCAAGCTGCCACCCGTCCTCGCCAACCTCATGGGGAACCTGGGGGCCAACAACCTGTTGGGCAACCTGGGTAACCTAGGCAACCTCGCCCAGGGCACGCCTGGTGCCCCCGCTGCACCCTCCGTAAACGTACAGGAGCTACTCACCTCCATCATG ggAGCTAGCGGTGGCCAGTCTACTGAGGACCTGATCAAGCAGCCAGACTTCTCTGAGAAGATCAAACAGCTGCTGGGCTCTCTACAGCAGAACCAGGGCCCCCCCACTGCCCCCCCGcctggag TGAGCCATGGCCTGTTGGGCCACGGTCCAGGCATGAACAACCTGCCCAACATGAACAACCTCAACATGGGCATGCCCATGAACGGAGTGGGTTTCCCTCCTGCAGGCAAGCCCCCGGGCCCCGGAGGACCCCACTACAACCACCCCCCGCCCCCACACAACCACGGACCCCCTGGCTTCAACGCTAACCCCCGCATGATGGGGCCCCCGCCGCCCCAGGGCCACGGAGGAGACAACGGCAACTACTGGGGGGACGACTCGATGAGGGGGGGGCCACACCGGGGGGGACACTTCCACCGCGGGGGCCGAGGTAGAGGAGGGGAACAGGTGGGCTTCAGAGGGAGAGGACGTGGAGGACCTAGAGGAGGACACAACAACATGGGAG ACATGTCCAAAAGGCCAGTGTGTCGCCATTTCATGATGAAAGGAAACTGCCGTTACGAGAGCAACTGCGCTTTCTACCACCCTGGCGTCAACGGTCCTCCCCTGCCCCCCAACCACCCCGCCCACAACCAGTACAACGACCACGGGCCACAGCACGGGCACTAG
- the ppp1r10 gene encoding serine/threonine-protein phosphatase 1 regulatory subunit 10 isoform X4 yields the protein MAVGPVDPREVLKGVENLLGKDGELRSLEGVTKVFSLMKASHKMVSRCMYLNILLQTKSHDILNRFIRVGGYKLLNTWLTYSKTSTNTPLLQLILLTLQKLPLTVDHLKQNNTAKLVKQLSKTGETEELRKLSAGLVDGWMATIRSQSVSTTSPADKKRKKEEGKVPVREVKAAEEERKREKPKAHAPSHAKIRSIGLEMDAPTPILVKKPPVALQLGDKYNIKPAQVLKRPSFGPLDAPPVEKKYKPLNTTPNQTKEIKVKIIPAQPLEGTGFLDALNSAPVPGIKIKKKKGKEGRDPKAVSPTSNKPCQFEGKLPYLSPQGGAKPLSPETQTASTTPPHEVPVDLEQPGTPVPADDPEAMDTGSEKPNALAEPRGEEDSQLTKKGKKKKSVRWAEEEQLKEYFYFDLDETERVNVNKIKDFGEAAKREMMMDRHTFEMARRLSHDSMEERVPWSLPRPLALTGPLVNAGANSTERLTQRDRETGILQEIFLTKESVPDSPHEPEPEAYEPMPPRLIPLDEDSTMMEPMDTSSQAGSGVGPGGVEASKLPPVLANLMGNLGANNLLGNLGNLGNLAQGTPGAPAAPSVNVQELLTSIMGASGGQSTEDLIKQPDFSEKIKQLLGSLQQNQGPPTAPPPGVSHGLLGHGPGMNNLPNMNNLNMGMPMNGVGFPPAGKPPGPGGPHYNHPPPPHNHGPPGFNANPRMMGPPPPQGHGGDNGNYWGDDSMRGGPHRGGHFHRGGRGRGGEQVGFRGRGRGGPRGGHNNMGDMSKRPVCRHFMMKGNCRYESNCAFYHPGVNGPPLPPNHPAHNQYNDHGPQHGH from the exons ATGGCGGTGGGCCCAGTGGACCCCAGAGAGGTCCTGAAGGGAGTAGAGAACCttctggggaaagatggagagctCCGCAGCCTGGAGGGAGTCACCAAAGTCTTCAG TCTCATGAAGGCCTCTCACAAGATGGTGAGCAGGTGTATGTACCTGAATATCCTACTACAAACCAAGTCCCACGACATTCTCAACCG GTTTATCCGAGTGGGAGGCTACAAGCTGCTGAACACGTGGCTGACCTACTCCAAGACTAGCACAAACACCCCCCTGTTACAGCTCATCCTGCTAACGCTGCAGAAACTGCCCCTCACAGTAGACCACCTGAAACAGAACAACACTGCCAAACTGGTCAAGCAGCTCAGCAAGACTGGAGAGACTGAGG AGCTGAGGAAGCTGTCCGCTGGGCTGGTGGATGGCTGGATGGCTACCATCCGCTCCCAGAGTGTCTCCACCACCTCTCCTGCAG ataAGAAGCGtaagaaggaggaggggaaagtgCCAGTCCGAGAGGTGAAGGCagcggaggaggagaggaagagggagaagccCAAAGCTCACGCTCCCAGCCATGCTAAGATCCGCTCCATAG GCctggagatggatgctcccaccCCTATCCTGGTCAAGAAGCCCCCTGTGGCCCTCCAGCTGGGGGACAAGTACAATATCAAACCTGCCCAAGTCCTCAAGAGACCCAG TTTTGGTCCTCTGGACGCTCCTCCTGTGGAGAAGAAGTACAAACCACTCAACACCACTCCTAACCAGACCAAGGAGATCAAAGTGAAGATCATCCCAGCACAAC cccttGAGGGTACAGGCTTCCTGGATGCCCtaaactccgcccctgtgcctggCATCAAGATTAAGAAGAAGAAAGGGAAGGAAGGTAGAGACCCCAAAGCTGTCTCTCCAACATCAAACAAG ccgtGTCAATTCGAGGGTAAACTCCCCTACCTGTCGCCTCAGGGCGGTGCCAAACCATTGTccccagagacccagacggcctccaccacccctccccacgAGGTCCCTGTAGACCTGGAGCAGCCTGGGACGCCGGTCCCTGCTGACGACCCCGAGGCCATGGACACAGGCAGCGAGAAGCCCAACGCCCTGGCGGAGCCCCGCGGTGAAGAGGACAGTCAGCTGACCAAGAAgggcaagaagaagaagagcgTGCGCTGGGCCGAGGAGGAGCAGCTCAAAGAGTACTTCTACTTCGACCTGGACGAGACcgagagag TCAACGTCAACAAGATCAAGGACTTTGGCGAGGCGGCGAAGCGCGAGATGATGATGGACCGCCACACGTTTGAGATGGCGAGACGCCTGTCCCACGACTCCATGGAGGAGCGGGTACCTTGGAGCCTCCCGAGGCCCCTGGCCCTCACCGGCCCCCTGGTCAACGCCGGGGCCAACAGCACAGAGAGACTCACACAGAGGGACCGTGAGACTGGCATCCTGCAGGAGATTTTCCTCACCAAGGAGAG tgttCCTGACAGCCCCCATGAACCAGAGCCTGAGGCCTACGAACCCATGCCTCCACGCCTCATACCTTTGGACGAG GACTCCACCATGATGGAGCCCATGGACACGTCGTCCCAGGCTGGCTCTGGCGTGGGCCCCGGGGGGGTGGAGGCCTCCAAGCTGCCACCCGTCCTCGCCAACCTCATGGGGAACCTGGGGGCCAACAACCTGTTGGGCAACCTGGGTAACCTAGGCAACCTCGCCCAGGGCACGCCTGGTGCCCCCGCTGCACCCTCCGTAAACGTACAGGAGCTACTCACCTCCATCATG ggAGCTAGCGGTGGCCAGTCTACTGAGGACCTGATCAAGCAGCCAGACTTCTCTGAGAAGATCAAACAGCTGCTGGGCTCTCTACAGCAGAACCAGGGCCCCCCCACTGCCCCCCCGcctggag TGAGCCATGGCCTGTTGGGCCACGGTCCAGGCATGAACAACCTGCCCAACATGAACAACCTCAACATGGGCATGCCCATGAACGGAGTGGGTTTCCCTCCTGCAGGCAAGCCCCCGGGCCCCGGAGGACCCCACTACAACCACCCCCCGCCCCCACACAACCACGGACCCCCTGGCTTCAACGCTAACCCCCGCATGATGGGGCCCCCGCCGCCCCAGGGCCACGGAGGAGACAACGGCAACTACTGGGGGGACGACTCGATGAGGGGGGGGCCACACCGGGGGGGACACTTCCACCGCGGGGGCCGAGGTAGAGGAGGGGAACAGGTGGGCTTCAGAGGGAGAGGACGTGGAGGACCTAGAGGAGGACACAACAACATGGGAG ACATGTCCAAAAGGCCAGTGTGTCGCCATTTCATGATGAAAGGAAACTGCCGTTACGAGAGCAACTGCGCTTTCTACCACCCTGGCGTCAACGGTCCTCCCCTGCCCCCCAACCACCCCGCCCACAACCAGTACAACGACCACGGGCCACAGCACGGGCACTAG